A stretch of Microbacterium sp. 4R-513 DNA encodes these proteins:
- a CDS encoding PQQ-dependent sugar dehydrogenase has product MSGCSPSSPDGAIPPTATPSTPSGSASGPPAPAEGFWRPTGAPTTLASGLTAPWSVVPLDDGGALVSQRDDGSILELTASGDLREVGVVPDVVSGGESGLHGLAVWTDGDERWLYAYHGASDDNRVVRMPLTGEPGSLALGEPEVVIEGIARNSTHNGGRLAFGPDGMLYVTTGDAQDRTASQNPDSLNGKILRLTPEGRPAPGNPFGNEVYTLGHRNVQGIAWTSDGTMWASEFGQNTFDELNRIEPGVNYGWPIYEGMEDDDRYMDPVATWPTSDASPSGIAAVGDTVFMAGLRGERLWVIDTDAPGIADEPAAFLTGEQGRLRDVVASPDGSLWVLTNNTDGRGTPRAGDDLLLRVDIAPRG; this is encoded by the coding sequence GTGTCGGGCTGCAGCCCTAGCTCGCCCGACGGGGCGATACCGCCGACGGCGACGCCTTCGACGCCGTCGGGATCGGCATCCGGGCCGCCGGCCCCGGCGGAGGGGTTCTGGCGACCGACCGGCGCACCGACCACTCTCGCCTCGGGCCTCACCGCTCCCTGGTCCGTCGTGCCGCTCGATGACGGGGGAGCGCTTGTCAGCCAGCGCGATGACGGCTCGATCCTCGAGCTCACCGCGTCAGGCGACCTCCGGGAGGTGGGCGTCGTGCCGGACGTCGTCTCGGGCGGCGAATCGGGCCTCCACGGTCTCGCGGTGTGGACCGACGGCGATGAGCGCTGGCTCTATGCGTATCACGGGGCTTCCGATGACAACCGGGTGGTGCGGATGCCTCTCACCGGCGAACCCGGCTCGCTCGCCCTCGGCGAGCCCGAAGTCGTCATCGAGGGGATCGCCCGCAACTCGACCCACAACGGCGGGCGGCTCGCATTCGGTCCCGACGGGATGCTCTACGTCACGACCGGGGATGCGCAGGACCGCACCGCGTCACAGAACCCGGACTCGCTGAACGGCAAGATCCTCCGACTGACGCCCGAGGGGCGACCGGCCCCGGGGAACCCCTTCGGCAACGAGGTCTACACGCTCGGTCACCGGAACGTCCAGGGCATCGCCTGGACGAGCGACGGCACGATGTGGGCGAGCGAGTTCGGTCAGAACACGTTCGACGAGCTCAACCGCATCGAGCCGGGCGTGAACTACGGCTGGCCGATCTATGAGGGCATGGAGGACGACGACCGCTACATGGATCCCGTCGCGACGTGGCCGACGTCGGATGCGAGCCCGAGCGGCATCGCGGCCGTGGGCGACACGGTGTTCATGGCAGGCCTCCGCGGCGAGCGGCTCTGGGTCATCGACACCGACGCTCCGGGCATCGCAGATGAGCCGGCCGCCTTCCTGACCGGCGAGCAGGGCCGGCTGCGGGATGTCGTGGCCTCTCCCGACGGTTCGCTGTGGGTGCTGACGAACAACACCGACGGCCGCGGCACCCCGCGCGCCGGCGACGATCTCCTGCTTCGCGTCGACATCGCCCCCCGAGGCTGA
- a CDS encoding VOC family protein, with amino-acid sequence MTDVTPFLWFDNDAEEALTYYTQLIPDSEIVSLAHYPDGVPGMSGKVMHGHFRLRGRDYYAMDAGPQFPFTEAISLYVSCADQTEVDRYWDALTDGGEEQPCGWLKDRWGLSWQIIPDRLIQLIRDPDPDRSHRAVQAMLAMKKIDIGAVEAAANDS; translated from the coding sequence ATGACCGACGTGACGCCCTTCCTCTGGTTCGACAACGACGCAGAGGAGGCGCTCACCTACTACACACAGCTCATCCCCGACTCCGAGATCGTCTCGCTCGCGCACTATCCGGACGGCGTCCCCGGCATGAGCGGCAAGGTCATGCACGGGCACTTCCGCCTGCGCGGCCGCGACTACTACGCGATGGATGCCGGACCGCAGTTCCCGTTCACGGAGGCCATCTCGCTCTACGTGTCGTGCGCCGACCAGACAGAGGTCGACCGGTACTGGGACGCCCTCACCGACGGGGGCGAGGAGCAGCCGTGCGGTTGGCTCAAGGACCGGTGGGGGCTCTCCTGGCAGATCATCCCGGACCGCCTCATCCAGCTCATCCGCGACCCCGACCCGGATCGATCGCACCGAGCCGTTCAGGCGATGCTTGCGATGAAGAAGATCGACATCGGCGCCGTCGAGGCGGCCGCGAACGACTCGTGA
- a CDS encoding 3-methyladenine DNA glycosylase — MTILAPPPTRLDAAEWRALEASHLARADALTAGHRARAARGEKHPVEDFLFTYYSYKPAVLRRWHPGAGVELADASDSPRAGWRWYRPGGAPGSLCVDGDGFRAEKALLVTGVEKILRSTAGRAGSFGCFGLHEWAMVYRQGEHRHPVSLRLGQGGTDAVVEAHDLRCTHFDAFRFFTAEAVPRNRETPTRESQPMLEQPGCLHAGMDLYKWAIKLGPLVPGDLLLDAFELARDIRVLDMEASPYDLAAHGYLPVRIETPEGKAEYVRRQRDFSTRGQALRARLVAALGA, encoded by the coding sequence ATGACGATCCTCGCCCCTCCGCCGACGCGGCTCGACGCCGCGGAATGGCGGGCGCTCGAGGCGTCGCACCTGGCACGCGCCGATGCGCTGACCGCGGGCCACCGAGCCCGCGCCGCGCGCGGCGAGAAGCATCCGGTCGAGGACTTCCTCTTCACCTACTACTCGTACAAGCCCGCAGTCCTGCGCCGATGGCACCCCGGGGCGGGCGTCGAGCTGGCGGATGCCTCGGACTCGCCGCGGGCCGGATGGCGGTGGTACCGCCCGGGCGGGGCGCCCGGGTCGCTCTGCGTCGACGGCGACGGCTTCCGGGCGGAGAAGGCTCTCCTCGTCACCGGAGTCGAGAAGATCCTGCGGTCGACCGCCGGTCGTGCCGGGTCGTTCGGATGCTTCGGCCTGCACGAGTGGGCGATGGTCTATCGCCAGGGCGAGCACCGGCATCCCGTTTCCCTCCGCCTCGGTCAGGGCGGCACGGACGCCGTCGTCGAGGCGCACGATCTGCGGTGCACGCACTTCGACGCCTTCCGGTTCTTCACAGCCGAGGCTGTGCCGCGCAATCGGGAGACCCCGACGCGCGAGTCCCAGCCGATGCTCGAGCAGCCCGGCTGCCTGCACGCGGGCATGGATCTGTACAAGTGGGCGATCAAGCTCGGTCCGCTCGTGCCGGGAGACCTGCTGCTCGACGCGTTCGAGCTCGCACGCGACATCCGCGTGCTCGACATGGAGGCCTCGCCGTACGACCTCGCCGCCCACGGCTATCTGCCCGTGCGCATCGAGACGCCCGAGGGCAAGGCCGAGTACGTGCGGCGCCAGCGCGACTTCAGCACCCGGGGTCAGGCTTTGCGGGCGCGGCTCGTGGCCGCCCTCGGCGCCTAG
- a CDS encoding putative zinc-binding metallopeptidase, whose translation MISQPRCPACRHFLYLDALVCPNCDAELGYHILTRQFYGVHRGRAVIGDQTWYTCSNRGWDCNWLVWEGAPAGRCFSCRLTRTRPDADDTIALAKLAKTEEAKRRLLLQLGDLGLPIVPWDVQPGGLGFDLLSSISLGRPVMIGHANGIVTIDLAESLDDRREALRIKLGEPYRTMLGHLRHETGHYYQNVLLRTDQDWAECRDLFGDERASYKDAIKRHYSMGAPENWHESFISEYATMHPWEDFAETFAHYLHITGTLQTAAAIGIHLDATATNLRDTDVIPRGSYRDESVALLLSDWEWMSEAFNRINRAMGFGDLYPFEISAPVRRKLSFMHDKVTSAPLTTEEQYRLAMPQEIELP comes from the coding sequence GTGATCTCCCAACCGCGGTGCCCGGCCTGCCGGCACTTCCTGTACCTCGATGCGCTGGTGTGCCCGAACTGCGACGCCGAGCTGGGGTACCACATCCTGACCCGGCAGTTCTACGGGGTGCACCGCGGCCGGGCCGTCATCGGCGACCAGACCTGGTACACGTGCTCGAATCGTGGCTGGGACTGCAACTGGCTCGTGTGGGAGGGTGCGCCTGCGGGGCGGTGCTTCTCGTGCCGTCTCACCCGCACGCGACCCGATGCCGACGACACGATCGCCCTGGCCAAGCTCGCCAAGACGGAGGAGGCGAAGCGCCGGCTCCTGTTGCAGCTCGGCGACCTGGGCCTTCCGATCGTCCCGTGGGACGTGCAGCCCGGAGGACTGGGCTTCGACCTGCTCTCGAGCATCTCGCTCGGCCGACCGGTCATGATCGGTCACGCGAACGGAATCGTCACGATCGACCTCGCCGAGAGCCTCGACGACCGCCGGGAGGCACTGCGCATCAAGCTCGGGGAGCCGTACCGGACGATGCTCGGCCACCTGCGGCACGAGACGGGGCACTACTACCAGAACGTGCTCCTGCGCACCGACCAGGACTGGGCCGAGTGCCGCGACCTCTTCGGCGACGAACGCGCGAGCTACAAGGACGCGATCAAACGGCACTACTCGATGGGCGCTCCGGAGAACTGGCACGAGTCGTTCATCTCCGAGTACGCGACGATGCATCCGTGGGAGGACTTCGCCGAGACCTTCGCCCATTACCTCCACATCACCGGGACGCTGCAGACCGCCGCGGCCATCGGCATCCATCTCGACGCCACAGCGACGAATCTGCGCGACACCGACGTGATCCCACGAGGCTCCTACCGTGACGAGTCCGTCGCGCTGCTGCTGTCGGACTGGGAATGGATGTCGGAGGCGTTCAACCGGATCAACCGGGCGATGGGGTTCGGCGACCTCTACCCGTTCGAGATCTCGGCTCCCGTGCGGCGGAAGCTCTCGTTCATGCACGACAAAGTGACGAGCGCCCCGCTCACGACCGAAGAGCAGTATCGCCTCGCGATGCCGCAGGAGATCGAGCTGCCGTGA
- a CDS encoding glycoside hydrolase family 3 N-terminal domain-containing protein, translated as MTIRRRALVALAVLTGLAALCATGPAVASDARSTGLPPPDYDATPRVEVAAAPADGAPDAARAAVAAMSTREKAAAVVMGHIPSADPAAVRDYMQRTGIGGFILMGANVPATESALRELTASLTLDPALPPLIGIDQEGGDVSRLPWDRFPSSVTLKSEAPDAAAAAFAGRGALVERGGIGVNFGTVADVTDDPGMFIYRRALGTTPAASAERVAAAVRGESGEAFSTLKHFPGHGAAPGDSHRGIPSTGMSKDEWSTTDAAPFRAGIEAGAELLMFGHLAYTAVDPAPASLSAEWHRIAREELRFDGVIVTDDLGMLEASGIPEYRDPVANAVAALAAGNDLLLSVTGSTAATAPRIVDGIVAAVESGTVPAERLDDAAARVTALRLKLAAEGRGLVPCPDCAPAG; from the coding sequence ATGACGATCAGACGGCGTGCGCTCGTGGCGCTCGCCGTACTGACCGGTCTCGCGGCGCTCTGCGCCACCGGTCCGGCCGTCGCGTCCGATGCGCGGTCGACCGGTCTCCCGCCGCCCGACTACGACGCGACGCCTCGCGTCGAGGTCGCCGCGGCGCCCGCCGACGGGGCCCCGGATGCCGCGCGCGCCGCCGTTGCAGCGATGTCGACGCGGGAGAAGGCCGCGGCCGTCGTCATGGGTCACATCCCCTCGGCGGATCCCGCCGCCGTGCGCGACTACATGCAGCGGACGGGCATCGGCGGCTTCATCCTCATGGGGGCGAACGTCCCGGCGACCGAGTCGGCGCTCCGCGAACTCACGGCCTCCCTCACTCTCGACCCCGCGCTCCCGCCCCTCATCGGGATCGACCAGGAGGGCGGCGATGTCTCACGCCTTCCGTGGGACCGATTCCCGTCGTCGGTGACCCTCAAGTCGGAGGCTCCGGATGCCGCGGCCGCCGCGTTCGCGGGCCGTGGGGCGCTCGTCGAGCGAGGCGGGATAGGAGTGAACTTCGGCACCGTCGCCGACGTGACGGACGACCCGGGGATGTTCATCTACCGCCGGGCACTCGGCACGACGCCGGCCGCGTCCGCGGAGCGGGTCGCGGCGGCGGTCCGCGGCGAGTCCGGTGAAGCCTTCTCGACGCTCAAGCACTTCCCGGGTCACGGCGCCGCCCCGGGCGACTCCCACCGCGGCATCCCGTCGACGGGCATGTCGAAGGATGAGTGGTCGACGACGGATGCCGCGCCCTTCCGCGCCGGGATCGAGGCGGGCGCCGAGCTGCTCATGTTCGGACACCTCGCCTACACGGCCGTCGACCCCGCGCCGGCGTCGCTCTCGGCGGAGTGGCATCGCATCGCACGTGAGGAGCTCCGCTTCGACGGCGTCATCGTGACCGACGATCTCGGCATGCTCGAGGCATCCGGCATCCCGGAGTACCGCGACCCCGTGGCCAACGCCGTCGCCGCTCTCGCAGCCGGTAACGACCTCCTCCTCTCGGTCACGGGATCGACGGCCGCTACGGCGCCGCGGATCGTGGACGGGATCGTCGCGGCGGTGGAGTCGGGCACCGTGCCGGCGGAGCGTCTCGACGACGCGGCCGCACGGGTCACCGCGCTTCGGCTGAAGCTCGCGGCCGAGGGTCGCGGCCTCGTTCCCTGCCCGGACTGCGCGCCGGCCGGCTAG
- a CDS encoding DedA family protein: MNEFLTWLLDAVQSVDPVVRTLIAGVAVMLETSILVGLVVPGDTVVIVAGTAVASLLEGVLLGVAVVVGALIGESIGFWLGRFLGPKIRVSRLGRRIGDDKWERSERYLRRRGGPAIFISRFLPVLHSLVPLTVGMSGYPYRRFLAWTTPACIVWAALYISVSAAAAGTYRDLADRIHYAGYLFVGVIVLFLVLVFVGKKIIERVERRHMHEEEAAPSGRFEEDVED; this comes from the coding sequence GTGAACGAGTTCCTCACGTGGCTGCTCGACGCCGTGCAGAGCGTCGACCCCGTCGTGAGGACGCTGATCGCCGGTGTCGCGGTGATGCTCGAGACGAGCATCCTGGTCGGTCTCGTGGTGCCGGGCGACACGGTGGTGATCGTCGCCGGCACGGCCGTGGCCTCGCTGCTCGAGGGCGTCCTGCTCGGCGTCGCCGTGGTGGTCGGCGCGCTCATCGGCGAGAGCATCGGCTTCTGGCTGGGACGGTTCCTCGGACCGAAGATCCGCGTCTCGCGGCTCGGGCGGCGCATCGGCGACGACAAGTGGGAGCGATCCGAGCGGTACCTCCGCCGGCGCGGCGGTCCGGCGATCTTCATCTCGCGCTTCCTCCCGGTGCTGCACTCGCTCGTACCGCTCACGGTCGGCATGAGCGGCTATCCGTATCGACGCTTCCTCGCATGGACCACGCCGGCGTGCATCGTCTGGGCGGCGCTGTACATCTCTGTCTCGGCGGCCGCCGCGGGCACCTACCGAGACCTCGCCGATCGCATCCACTACGCGGGCTATCTGTTCGTCGGCGTCATCGTGCTGTTCCTCGTGCTGGTGTTCGTGGGCAAGAAGATCATCGAGCGCGTCGAACGGCGCCATATGCACGAGGAGGAGGCCGCCCCGTCGGGCCGCTTCGAGGAGGACGTGGAAGACTGA
- a CDS encoding SOS response-associated peptidase gives MCGRFVVANVGSELVGVLRVDVEAEDLPEPSYNIAPTSEVAIVLDSAKTEPPTRRLEVARWGLVPAWAKDLKIGARAFNARAEELEDKPMFRKALEKRRAVVPASGYYEWKKVGDQKIPHYIHPADESPMFFAGLYEWWKDASKPDDDPDRWVLSFTILTRDSIGRLGSIHDRMPLFIDADHADAWLDPDTDNVRDVLDAAIDAAPAIADELENHVVSKAVGNVRNNSPELIEPVE, from the coding sequence ATGTGCGGAAGATTCGTCGTCGCCAACGTCGGCTCCGAGCTCGTCGGGGTGCTGCGTGTCGACGTGGAGGCCGAAGACCTGCCCGAGCCGTCGTACAACATCGCACCGACCTCCGAGGTCGCGATCGTCCTCGACTCGGCCAAGACCGAGCCGCCGACGCGGCGCCTCGAAGTCGCCCGGTGGGGGCTCGTACCGGCGTGGGCGAAAGACCTCAAGATCGGCGCGCGCGCCTTCAATGCCCGCGCTGAAGAGCTCGAGGACAAGCCGATGTTCCGCAAGGCCCTCGAGAAGCGGCGCGCGGTGGTGCCGGCATCCGGCTATTACGAGTGGAAGAAGGTCGGCGATCAGAAGATCCCGCACTACATCCACCCCGCCGACGAGTCACCGATGTTCTTCGCGGGGCTCTACGAGTGGTGGAAGGATGCCTCGAAACCCGACGACGATCCCGACCGCTGGGTGCTGAGCTTCACGATCCTCACCCGCGACTCGATCGGCCGACTGGGCTCGATCCACGACCGCATGCCCCTCTTCATCGACGCCGACCACGCCGATGCCTGGCTCGACCCCGACACCGACAACGTGCGGGACGTACTGGATGCCGCGATCGACGCCGCTCCGGCTATCGCGGACGAGCTCGAGAACCACGTCGTGAGCAAGGCGGTGGGCAACGTCCGCAACAACTCGCCGGAGCTCATCGAACCCGTCGAGTGA
- a CDS encoding phosphatase domain-containing protein: protein MPANDSGHPKVLWLARLEYRFHAWRERRARARSHKPTVTPFPGYGGVDWVRVLGRVLIVPPVKPAKPVETGEYARIRGWRSFASVPVGFAQVTVTIAGVKHEVVADRGGVIDTVLPARLEPGWQTFEMTVEGGEPVETRVFVVGPEVKFGLVSDVDDTVMVTALPRPLLAAWNSFVVDEHARQPVPGMAVLLERIARENPGAPVVYLSTGAWNVAPTLIRFLRRHLFPPGAILLTDWGPTHDRWFRSGKAHKLSNLRRLAKEFPDVKWLLIGDDGQHDDEIYTTFASENPANVVGVALRRLSPAEAVLAGGRTVVDDHAAAVPWVTESDGAGLLERLEEVGVLQA, encoded by the coding sequence ATGCCCGCGAACGACTCCGGCCACCCCAAGGTCCTGTGGCTCGCCCGCCTCGAGTACCGCTTCCACGCCTGGCGGGAGCGTCGCGCGCGTGCGCGCAGCCACAAGCCGACCGTCACGCCGTTCCCCGGCTACGGCGGCGTCGACTGGGTGCGCGTTCTCGGACGCGTGCTCATCGTTCCGCCCGTCAAGCCCGCCAAGCCGGTCGAGACGGGCGAATACGCGAGGATCCGCGGGTGGCGCAGCTTCGCGTCGGTACCCGTCGGGTTCGCGCAGGTCACCGTCACGATCGCGGGCGTGAAGCACGAGGTCGTCGCCGACCGCGGCGGTGTCATCGACACGGTGCTGCCCGCCCGGCTCGAACCCGGCTGGCAGACGTTCGAGATGACGGTGGAGGGCGGCGAGCCCGTCGAGACCCGCGTCTTCGTCGTCGGCCCCGAGGTGAAGTTCGGCCTCGTCTCCGACGTGGACGACACGGTAATGGTGACCGCGCTCCCCCGCCCGCTGCTCGCGGCTTGGAACTCGTTCGTCGTCGACGAGCACGCCCGCCAGCCCGTGCCCGGGATGGCAGTGCTCCTCGAGCGCATCGCGCGGGAGAACCCGGGGGCGCCCGTCGTCTACCTCTCGACCGGGGCATGGAACGTCGCCCCCACGCTCATCAGGTTCCTCCGCCGTCACCTCTTCCCACCCGGGGCGATCCTCCTCACCGACTGGGGTCCCACGCACGACCGGTGGTTCCGCAGCGGCAAGGCGCACAAGCTCTCGAACCTGCGTCGCCTGGCAAAGGAGTTCCCCGACGTCAAGTGGCTCCTGATCGGCGACGACGGGCAGCACGACGACGAGATCTACACGACCTTCGCGAGTGAGAACCCGGCCAATGTCGTCGGTGTCGCGCTCCGTCGACTGTCGCCGGCTGAGGCCGTCCTCGCCGGTGGACGCACGGTCGTGGACGACCACGCCGCCGCGGTCCCGTGGGTCACGGAGTCGGACGGCGCCGGTCTGCTGGAGCGCCTCGAAGAGGTCGGCGTCCTCCAGGCCTGA
- a CDS encoding arginase family protein has product MISLISAPSNLGLRPPEPSAVPGTSKAPEALREAGLHTRLLAAGGADAGVVIPGRYRDVVEPGHVRNEAALIDHAVRLAERIKAAVDAGHAPLVLGGDCSLVVAAGVSLAGRDAGLLYLDGHTDFRHPGNGGPVDAMGGEALAAAIGLHIPEVADIAGLGPYFAASRTVQVGCRDDDVDASLVRASIADVVTASEVEADPVAAGARAVGFAGSGFWLHLDVDILGPAVMPAVDSPDPGGIDVDQLVLLLQRLAPHAVGADVCIFDPDLDLDGRFARLLADVVVAGLGALGSEVTRRVR; this is encoded by the coding sequence GTGATCTCGCTCATCTCCGCACCCTCGAACCTCGGCCTGCGACCGCCCGAACCCTCCGCCGTCCCCGGCACGAGCAAGGCTCCCGAGGCGCTCCGCGAGGCCGGGCTCCACACGCGGCTGCTGGCCGCCGGCGGAGCCGACGCAGGCGTCGTGATCCCGGGGAGGTATCGCGACGTCGTCGAGCCCGGCCACGTGCGGAACGAGGCGGCGCTGATCGACCACGCGGTGCGCCTCGCCGAGCGGATCAAAGCGGCGGTGGACGCGGGTCACGCACCCCTGGTCCTCGGCGGAGATTGCAGCCTCGTGGTCGCGGCGGGCGTCTCGCTCGCCGGGAGAGATGCCGGCCTCCTGTACCTGGATGGGCACACCGACTTCCGGCATCCCGGAAACGGCGGTCCCGTGGACGCCATGGGCGGCGAGGCTCTCGCGGCAGCGATCGGGCTCCACATCCCGGAGGTCGCCGACATCGCGGGCCTCGGCCCCTACTTCGCCGCGAGCCGCACGGTCCAGGTCGGCTGCCGCGACGACGACGTGGATGCCTCGCTCGTCCGGGCGTCGATCGCCGACGTCGTGACGGCGAGCGAAGTGGAGGCCGATCCCGTCGCGGCCGGGGCGCGAGCGGTCGGGTTCGCCGGCTCCGGGTTCTGGCTGCACCTCGACGTCGACATCCTCGGCCCGGCCGTCATGCCCGCGGTCGACAGTCCGGACCCTGGGGGGATCGACGTGGATCAGCTCGTGCTCCTCCTGCAGCGCCTCGCGCCGCACGCCGTCGGAGCGGACGTCTGCATCTTCGATCCCGACCTCGACCTCGACGGTCGCTTCGCCCGTCTGCTCGCCGACGTGGTCGTCGCGGGGCTGGGGGCGCTCGGCTCGGAGGTCACTCGACGGGTTCGATGA
- a CDS encoding acyl-CoA dehydrogenase family protein: MTSYSRGERVIGPATHYVENQPPWRVGVDEYELNAPLMAGVRAFGAEWADAALHRTGRHVGSLDFQRDAELANIHPPVAYPHDRWGFRLDEVEYDPSYHRITSAAVAAGAHTSAWADPRPGAHVARAATFMLFAQVEPGHACPISMTHAAVASLLGSPWIADDWLPKLYSREYEPRLLPAEQKTSALVGMAMTEKQGGSDVRAGTTRGVHLSGHAYQLTGHKWFCSAPMSDGFLVLAHTRRGNVDEGLSCLFVPRMLPHGTRNVFRLQRLKDKLGNRSNASAEIEFDGTIGTIVGEPGRGVRAIIEMVQRTRLDCVLGTAAGMRQSVAEAVWHARGRSAFGALLVDQPAMTAVLADLALDSEAAMLSGLRLAQLFEDEASDRDIALRRLATPVTKYWVCKRGPHHAYEALECLGGNGYTETFPLARRFREQPVMAIWEGSGNVIALDVLRALARDPESAEAFADELFTVRGESGVLDGHVDRTLALLAAVAGDPDSAPAHARRLTEALALAFQASLMLRHAPGLDAQTFIAARLGDERTWHYGALPSGTDAAAIVARH; encoded by the coding sequence GTGACGTCGTACTCGCGCGGCGAGCGGGTGATCGGGCCTGCGACGCACTACGTGGAGAATCAGCCGCCGTGGCGCGTCGGCGTCGACGAGTACGAGCTGAACGCTCCGCTGATGGCTGGGGTTCGCGCGTTCGGCGCCGAGTGGGCGGATGCCGCGCTGCACCGGACCGGCAGGCATGTCGGCTCTCTCGACTTCCAGCGGGACGCGGAGCTCGCGAACATCCATCCGCCGGTCGCCTACCCGCACGACCGATGGGGCTTCCGCCTCGATGAGGTCGAATACGACCCGTCGTACCACCGCATCACGAGCGCCGCCGTCGCGGCGGGAGCCCACACTTCGGCGTGGGCCGATCCGCGGCCGGGAGCCCACGTCGCCCGCGCGGCCACCTTCATGCTCTTCGCTCAAGTCGAGCCCGGTCACGCATGCCCGATCTCGATGACGCATGCCGCCGTGGCATCCCTGCTCGGCTCGCCCTGGATCGCCGACGACTGGCTGCCCAAGCTCTACTCGCGCGAGTACGAGCCACGACTGCTTCCCGCCGAGCAGAAGACGAGCGCCCTCGTCGGCATGGCGATGACCGAGAAGCAGGGCGGCTCGGACGTCCGCGCGGGAACGACGAGGGGCGTGCACCTGAGCGGCCACGCCTACCAGCTGACGGGGCACAAATGGTTCTGCTCCGCCCCGATGTCGGACGGATTCCTCGTGCTCGCGCACACGCGCCGGGGGAACGTCGACGAGGGGCTGAGCTGCCTCTTCGTGCCCAGGATGCTCCCGCACGGCACGCGGAACGTCTTCCGCCTCCAGCGCCTCAAGGACAAGCTGGGGAACCGCTCGAACGCCTCGGCCGAGATCGAGTTCGACGGCACCATCGGGACGATCGTCGGGGAGCCCGGACGGGGGGTCCGCGCGATCATCGAGATGGTCCAGCGCACGCGGCTCGACTGCGTGCTGGGAACGGCGGCGGGGATGCGCCAGTCCGTCGCCGAGGCGGTCTGGCATGCCCGAGGGAGGTCGGCGTTCGGCGCGCTCCTCGTCGATCAGCCCGCGATGACGGCGGTGCTCGCGGATCTCGCGCTCGACTCCGAGGCGGCCATGCTGAGCGGCCTGCGTCTGGCCCAGCTCTTCGAGGACGAGGCATCCGATCGCGACATCGCCCTGCGGCGCCTCGCGACGCCCGTGACGAAGTACTGGGTCTGCAAGCGGGGACCGCACCACGCCTACGAAGCGCTCGAGTGCCTCGGCGGCAACGGCTACACCGAGACGTTCCCGCTGGCCCGGCGATTCCGCGAGCAGCCCGTCATGGCGATCTGGGAGGGCTCCGGGAACGTCATCGCACTCGACGTGCTGCGTGCGCTGGCGCGCGACCCCGAGTCTGCGGAGGCATTCGCCGACGAGCTCTTCACGGTGCGCGGCGAATCCGGCGTCCTCGACGGCCACGTCGACCGGACGCTCGCGCTCCTCGCCGCGGTGGCCGGCGACCCCGACTCGGCGCCCGCGCACGCACGGAGGCTGACAGAGGCGCTCGCGCTGGCGTTCCAGGCGTCGCTGATGCTCCGTCATGCGCCCGGCCTCGACGCCCAGACGTTCATCGCCGCGCGGCTGGGCGATGAGCGCACCTGGCACTACGGTGCGCTCCCGTCCGGGACGGATGCCGCCGCCATCGTCGCCCGCCACTGA